A window of Strix aluco isolate bStrAlu1 chromosome 2, bStrAlu1.hap1, whole genome shotgun sequence contains these coding sequences:
- the IL10RB gene encoding interleukin-10 receptor subunit beta, whose amino-acid sequence MAAALRCALCSCLLLYVSGIVPKPQNTRIISVNLHSILQWDTPRFHKGNISYTVQSKSINFPGDTYENVSTNLRLTECDVSSLPAYGDYLLRVRAESENNHSDWVTIRFKPMDDTVIGPPDVKVKSEAGSLHVDFTGPSAEHKHDKWPLKQYYGSWNYRILYWKKDSNTEVTHIDTKHNSEILSQLEPWTIYCIQVQATIPEWNKTGKLSRELCEQTTHNGVTPVWIIVTVLIGSVLSVVISVPICFFSFLYLYRLTKHVFCPSYIFPQHLKEFLSNPPSGSQLFSPLPQEEHLFYDKLTVISKEPKNQSEESGDEASKTAEHLQDSEQEDSDSRIVPASEKA is encoded by the exons ATGGCCGCCGCCCTCCGGTGCGCCCTTtgcagctgcctcctgctctaCG TATCTGGAATAGtgccaaaaccccaaaacacaagaATTATTTCAGTTAATCTTCATAGTATTTTACAGTGGGACACACCTAGGTTTCACAAAGGAAATATAAGTTACACTGTCCAATCTAAGAG CATCAATTTCCCTGGAGACACATATGAAAATGTGAGCACAAACTTGAGACTCACAGAGTGTGACGTCTCTTCTCTGCCTGCATATGGAGACTACCTTTTACGGGTCAGAGCGGAGTCAGAAAATAACCATTCAGACTGGGTGACCATCAGATTTAAGCCAATGGATGACA CAGTCATTGGGCCACCTGATGTAAAAGTGAAGTCAGAAGCTGGGTCCCTGCATGTGGATTTCACAGGCCCTTCTGCTGAACATAAACATGACAAGTGGCCTCTAAAGCAATATTACGGCTCATGGAATTACAGAATACTGTACTGGAAGAAAGACAGCAATACAGAG GTAACTCACATAGATACTAAACATAACTCTGAAATATTATCTCAGTTGGAGCCGTGGACAATATATTGTATTCAAGTGCAAGCAACTATCCCCGAGTGGAACAAAACAGGGAAGCTGAGCAGAGAGCTTTGCGAGCAGACAACCCACAACG GTGTAACTCCTGTGTGGATAATTGTGACCGTTCTTATAGGATCAGTGTTGTCTGTTGTAATATCTGTTcctatttgtttcttttcctttttgtatctATATCGACTCACCAAACATGTTTTCTGCCCTTCATATATTTTCCCACAACACTtgaaagag TTTTTGAGCAACCCTCCCAGTGGTTCGCAGCTTTTTTCTCCACTCCCACAAGAAGAGCATCTTTTTTATGACAAACTAACCGTCATTTCAAAAGAACCCAAAAATCAGAGTGAGGAGTCTGGGGATGAGGCCAGCAAGACAGCAGAGCACCTTCAGGACTCTGAACAAGAAGATTCTGATTCAAGAATAGTACCAGCTTCAGAAAAGGCCTAA